The following proteins are co-located in the Micromonospora viridifaciens genome:
- the glmS gene encoding glutamine--fructose-6-phosphate transaminase (isomerizing), with protein MCGIVGYAGARPALGIVLDGLRRLEYRGYDSAGVAVVCDDELLIEKKAGKLANLEKVLAERAANDPESCAASPIGIGDGTTGIGHTRWATHGGPTDRNAHPHLSPDGRVAVIHNGIIENFAKLRAELEEDGVEFASDTDTECAAHLLARSLAGLRAAGEVDSPQLLASAMRLVCQRLEGAFTLLAVDAGIPGAVVGARRNSPLVVGRGDGENYLASDVAAFIEHTRDAVELGQDQIVLITPDSIEITDFAGQPATGKDFHIDWDSSAAEKGGYDWFMLKEIEEQPQAIADTLLGRLTETGEIALDEVRLSEQDLRDVDKIFIVACGTAYHSGLVAKYAIEHWTRIPCEVELASEFRYRDPVLDRSTLIVVISQSGETMDTLMALRHAKEQKARVLAICNTNGSTIPRESDAVLYTHGGPEIAVASTKAFLTQLVACYLIGLHLAQVRGIKFADEVGAVVAQLQEMPGKLRELLDRIEPVRELARELKSEPTVLFIGRHVGYPVALEGALKLKELAYMHAEGFAAGELKHGPIALIDKGTPVICIVPSPVGRGMLHDKVVSNIQEVRARGARTIVIAEEGDEAVVRYADHLIYVPRTPTLLAPLVTTVPLQVLAAEIAAARGHDVDQPRNLAKSVTVE; from the coding sequence ATGTGTGGAATCGTGGGTTACGCCGGTGCGCGCCCGGCGCTCGGCATCGTGCTCGACGGACTGCGGCGGCTGGAGTACCGGGGCTACGACTCGGCCGGCGTCGCCGTCGTCTGCGACGACGAGCTGCTGATCGAGAAGAAGGCCGGCAAGCTGGCCAACCTGGAGAAGGTCCTCGCCGAGCGGGCCGCCAACGACCCGGAATCCTGCGCCGCCAGCCCGATCGGCATCGGCGACGGCACCACCGGCATCGGCCACACCCGGTGGGCCACCCACGGCGGGCCGACCGACCGCAACGCCCACCCGCACCTGTCCCCCGACGGGCGGGTGGCGGTGATCCACAACGGCATCATCGAGAACTTCGCCAAGCTCCGCGCCGAGCTGGAGGAGGACGGCGTCGAGTTCGCCAGCGACACCGACACCGAGTGCGCCGCGCACCTGCTTGCCCGGTCGCTGGCCGGCCTGCGCGCGGCCGGCGAGGTCGACAGCCCGCAGCTGCTCGCCTCCGCCATGCGGCTGGTCTGCCAGCGGCTGGAGGGCGCCTTCACCCTGCTCGCCGTCGATGCCGGGATCCCCGGCGCGGTGGTCGGTGCCCGGCGCAACTCGCCCCTGGTGGTCGGCCGTGGCGACGGGGAGAACTACCTGGCCAGCGACGTGGCCGCGTTCATCGAGCACACCCGCGACGCGGTCGAGCTGGGCCAGGACCAGATCGTCCTGATCACCCCGGACAGCATCGAGATCACCGACTTCGCCGGCCAGCCCGCCACCGGCAAGGACTTCCACATCGACTGGGACTCCTCCGCCGCGGAGAAGGGCGGTTACGACTGGTTCATGCTCAAGGAGATCGAGGAGCAGCCGCAGGCCATCGCCGACACGCTGCTCGGCCGGCTCACCGAGACCGGTGAGATCGCCCTCGACGAGGTCCGCCTCAGCGAGCAGGATCTGCGCGACGTCGACAAGATCTTCATCGTCGCCTGCGGCACCGCCTACCACTCCGGCCTGGTCGCCAAGTACGCCATCGAGCACTGGACCCGGATCCCCTGCGAGGTGGAGCTGGCCAGCGAGTTCCGCTACCGCGACCCGGTGCTGGACCGCTCCACGCTGATCGTGGTGATCTCGCAGTCCGGCGAGACCATGGACACCCTGATGGCCCTGCGTCACGCCAAGGAGCAGAAGGCCCGGGTGCTGGCCATCTGCAACACGAACGGTTCCACCATCCCGCGCGAGTCCGACGCCGTCCTCTACACCCACGGCGGGCCGGAGATCGCGGTCGCCTCCACCAAGGCGTTCCTCACCCAGCTCGTCGCCTGCTACCTGATCGGCCTGCACCTGGCCCAGGTGCGCGGGATCAAGTTCGCCGACGAGGTGGGCGCCGTCGTCGCCCAGCTCCAGGAGATGCCGGGCAAGCTGCGCGAGCTGCTCGACCGGATCGAGCCGGTCCGCGAGCTCGCCCGGGAGCTGAAGTCCGAGCCGACGGTGCTCTTCATCGGCCGGCACGTCGGCTACCCGGTGGCGCTGGAGGGCGCGCTGAAGCTCAAGGAGCTGGCGTACATGCACGCCGAGGGCTTCGCCGCCGGTGAGCTGAAGCACGGCCCGATCGCGCTGATCGACAAGGGCACCCCGGTGATCTGCATCGTGCCCTCGCCGGTCGGTCGCGGCATGCTGCACGACAAGGTCGTCTCCAACATCCAGGAGGTGCGGGCCCGGGGCGCCCGCACCATCGTGATCGCGGAGGAGGGCGACGAGGCGGTCGTCCGCTACGCCGACCACCTGATCTACGTGCCGCGTACGCCCACGCTGCTGGCGCCGCTGGTGACAACGGTGCCGCTGCAGGTGCTGGCCGCCGAGATCGCCGCCGCCCGCGGACACGACGTCGACCAGCCGCGCAACCTGGCCAAGTCGGTCACCGTCGAGTAG
- a CDS encoding NAD(P)H-hydrate dehydratase: protein MRPVWRVADVRAAEAGLMATLPQGALMQRAAAGLARRCALLLADRGGVYGARVLLLVGSGDNGGDALYAGAHLARRGAAVSALLLTPGRAHAEGLAALRAAGGRLVDRPPALVDLVLDGIVGIGGTGGLRETAEQLAASLAAHSGRDGTRATVVAVDVPSGVAVDTGHVPLTAAGRPCAVRADVTVTFGALKPALVVGPAAALAGHVELVDIGLEPWLRGTPALRVTEGSDVADWWPRLGPSAEKYGRGVVGVATGSATYPGAAVLSVGGALAGPTGMIRYAGGARAEVLHQHPSVIATGRVADAGRVQAWVCGSGLGTGEEAAAELRAVLAAPVPVVLDADALTLLVDGAMADLLRKRDAPIVVTPHDREYARLCGETPGADRVGATLRLAAWMNAIVLLKGDRTIIGTPDGRAYVNPTGTPVLATGGTGDVLAGLLGSLLAAGLPAERAAAAAAYLHGLAGREAARSGPVTAPDVAAALRPVLARLG from the coding sequence ATGAGACCGGTGTGGCGGGTCGCGGACGTACGCGCGGCGGAGGCCGGCCTGATGGCCACCCTGCCGCAGGGGGCGCTGATGCAGCGGGCCGCCGCCGGTCTGGCCCGCCGCTGCGCGCTGCTGCTCGCCGATCGGGGTGGCGTCTACGGCGCCCGGGTGCTGCTGCTGGTCGGCTCCGGCGACAACGGCGGCGACGCCCTGTACGCCGGCGCGCACCTGGCCCGGCGGGGCGCGGCGGTGTCCGCGCTGCTGCTCACCCCGGGCCGGGCGCACGCCGAGGGGCTGGCCGCGCTACGGGCCGCCGGTGGGCGTCTCGTCGACCGGCCCCCGGCCCTGGTGGACCTGGTGCTCGACGGCATCGTCGGGATCGGCGGCACCGGCGGGCTGCGGGAGACCGCCGAGCAGCTCGCCGCGAGCCTGGCGGCGCACTCCGGGCGGGACGGCACCCGGGCCACCGTGGTGGCGGTGGACGTGCCCAGCGGCGTCGCGGTGGACACCGGCCACGTGCCGCTCACCGCCGCCGGCCGTCCCTGCGCGGTACGCGCCGACGTGACGGTCACCTTCGGCGCGCTGAAGCCGGCCCTGGTGGTCGGCCCGGCCGCCGCGCTCGCCGGGCACGTCGAGCTGGTCGACATCGGGCTGGAGCCGTGGCTGCGCGGCACCCCGGCGCTACGGGTCACCGAGGGGTCGGACGTGGCCGACTGGTGGCCCCGGCTGGGGCCGTCCGCCGAGAAGTACGGCCGGGGCGTGGTCGGGGTGGCGACCGGCTCGGCCACGTACCCCGGTGCCGCCGTGCTCTCGGTCGGCGGCGCGCTGGCCGGGCCGACCGGCATGATCCGGTACGCGGGCGGCGCCCGCGCCGAGGTGCTGCACCAGCATCCGTCGGTGATCGCCACCGGCCGGGTGGCCGACGCCGGCCGGGTGCAGGCCTGGGTCTGCGGCTCGGGGCTGGGCACCGGCGAGGAGGCCGCCGCCGAGCTGCGCGCGGTGCTCGCCGCGCCGGTGCCGGTGGTGCTCGACGCCGACGCGCTGACCCTGCTGGTCGACGGCGCGATGGCGGACCTGCTGCGCAAGCGGGACGCCCCGATCGTGGTGACCCCGCACGACCGGGAGTACGCCCGGCTCTGCGGGGAGACGCCGGGGGCGGACCGGGTCGGGGCGACGCTGCGGCTGGCCGCCTGGATGAACGCGATCGTGCTGCTCAAGGGCGACCGCACGATCATCGGCACCCCGGACGGCCGGGCGTACGTCAACCCGACCGGCACCCCGGTGCTGGCCACCGGGGGGACCGGCGACGTGCTGGCCGGGCTGCTCGGCTCGCTGCTCGCCGCCGGGCTGCCGGCCGAGCGGGCGGCCGCCGCGGCGGCGTACCTGCACGGGCTGGCCGGCCGGGAGGCGGCCCGCAGCGGACCGGTGACCGCGCCCGACGTGGCGGCCGCGCTCCGCCCGGTGCTCGCCCGCCTGGGCTGA
- a CDS encoding alpha/beta hydrolase: MSGAAAGTTAGPGASPPVGYAQLWRADPGAWIAAGVAWRGLDAPVRRRADGLDARAAALRSGWSGGAATAARGRIGGLRGALTDVLPALIEVDQVLAEFAARLGAAKARLAAAVAHADAGGVLVDRAGAVRPDPAHPRDRLGPTQAQVAAEVRGALALAGAADREAATRLGELSTAAATGWVSVPPAGRPSPGAGPVEASRWWAGLTPAERRWLVGHEPARIGRLDGVPVAARDQANRLLLAGRREELLARRRRLLAPLPAGPAELARVARLARVDAALRGLDALGRRLAAPGPPRAYLLGLDPAGDGRTVVALGNPDRAGAVLTYVPGTGTDLADAPGELGRAARVLGRCAALDPGAEAAAVLWLDYDAPDALPEATRSRQAEDAGPALHRFQEGLRASHEGPPARQTVLGHSYGSVVVGIAARDHGLSADALVFVGSPGVGVEHAGELRMPPGQVWVSTAPDDVIRLARPPEELARRAMLAGTPFGPAAAALHGHELWFGRDPSDPGFGARRFPSGRYGHSGYWEPGNPALDGMARIMLGR, translated from the coding sequence GTGAGCGGCGCCGCGGCGGGCACGACGGCCGGTCCCGGTGCGTCCCCGCCGGTCGGCTACGCCCAGCTCTGGCGGGCGGACCCGGGTGCCTGGATCGCCGCCGGGGTGGCCTGGCGGGGGCTCGACGCCCCGGTTCGGCGGCGGGCCGACGGGCTCGACGCTCGGGCCGCCGCCCTGCGTTCGGGCTGGTCCGGTGGGGCCGCCACCGCGGCGCGCGGGCGGATCGGCGGGCTGCGCGGTGCGCTGACCGACGTGCTGCCCGCGCTGATCGAGGTCGACCAGGTGCTCGCCGAGTTCGCCGCCCGGCTGGGCGCGGCGAAGGCCCGGCTCGCCGCCGCGGTGGCGCACGCCGACGCGGGCGGTGTGCTGGTGGATCGGGCGGGCGCGGTCCGGCCCGATCCGGCCCACCCCCGGGACCGGCTCGGGCCGACGCAGGCCCAGGTGGCGGCCGAGGTACGCGGTGCGCTGGCGCTGGCCGGCGCGGCGGACCGGGAGGCCGCCACCCGGCTGGGCGAGTTGAGCACGGCGGCGGCCACCGGCTGGGTGAGCGTCCCGCCGGCCGGGCGGCCGTCGCCCGGCGCCGGTCCGGTCGAGGCGAGCCGATGGTGGGCCGGGCTCACCCCGGCCGAGCGCCGCTGGCTGGTCGGGCACGAGCCGGCTCGGATCGGCCGCCTCGACGGGGTGCCGGTGGCGGCCCGGGACCAGGCCAACCGGCTGCTGCTGGCCGGGCGGCGCGAGGAGCTGCTGGCCCGGCGCCGCCGGTTGCTGGCCCCGCTGCCGGCGGGTCCGGCCGAGCTGGCCCGGGTGGCCCGGCTGGCCCGGGTGGACGCGGCACTGCGCGGCCTGGACGCGCTGGGCCGGCGGCTGGCCGCGCCGGGGCCACCCCGGGCGTACCTGCTCGGGCTGGATCCCGCCGGGGACGGGCGGACGGTGGTGGCGCTGGGCAACCCGGACCGGGCCGGCGCGGTGCTGACGTACGTGCCGGGGACGGGCACGGACCTCGCCGACGCCCCGGGCGAGCTGGGCCGGGCCGCCCGGGTGCTGGGCCGCTGCGCAGCACTCGACCCGGGTGCGGAGGCCGCGGCGGTGCTCTGGCTGGACTACGACGCGCCGGATGCCCTCCCCGAGGCGACCCGGTCCCGGCAGGCCGAGGACGCCGGGCCGGCGCTGCACCGGTTCCAGGAGGGGCTGCGCGCTTCGCACGAGGGCCCGCCGGCCCGGCAGACCGTGCTCGGGCACAGCTACGGCTCGGTGGTGGTCGGCATCGCGGCCCGTGACCACGGGCTCAGCGCCGACGCGCTGGTCTTCGTCGGCTCGCCCGGGGTGGGCGTCGAGCACGCGGGCGAGCTGCGCATGCCGCCCGGGCAGGTCTGGGTCAGCACCGCCCCGGACGACGTGATCCGGCTGGCCCGGCCGCCGGAGGAGCTGGCCCGCCGGGCGATGCTGGCCGGGACGCCCTTCGGCCCGGCGGCGGCCGCGCTCCACGGCCACGAGCTGTGGTTCGGGCGCGACCCGAGCGACCCGGGCTTCGGCGCCCGGCGCTTTCCCAGCGGCCGGTACGGCCACAGCGGCTACTGGGAGCCCGGCAACCCTGCCCTGGACGGCATGGCCCGGATCATGCTGGGCCGGTGA
- a CDS encoding pyridoxal phosphate-dependent aminotransferase gives MTTTDPLVARMRPFGTTIFAEMSALAVRTGAVNLGQGFPDTDGPPEMLAAAAEALRTGHNQYPPGPGIAALRAAIAAHQRRFWNLEYDPDGEIVVTAGATEAIAASILALCEPGDEVICFEPYYDSYAASIALAGAVRRPVTLRPAADGRYAVDPAELRAAFGPRTRLVLLNSPHNPTGKVFTADELALVAELCREHDAYAVTDEVYEHLVYIDAAAPHVPLATLPGMRERTLRISSAGKTFSCTGWKVGWVSGPRPLVSAVLRVKQFLTFVNAGPLQPAVAVALALPDAYFADLRDGMQQRRDQLVAGLTDAGFRVFVPEGTYFVTADVAPLGGRDGVEFCRSLPERCGVVAVPTQVFYDDPEAGRRLVRFAFCKRPEVLTEAVGRLRLLAKEDR, from the coding sequence GTGACGACGACCGATCCGCTGGTGGCCCGGATGCGGCCGTTCGGCACCACCATCTTCGCCGAGATGTCCGCGCTCGCCGTGCGTACCGGCGCGGTCAACCTCGGGCAGGGCTTCCCCGACACCGACGGCCCGCCGGAGATGCTCGCCGCGGCCGCCGAGGCGCTGCGCACCGGGCACAACCAGTACCCGCCGGGGCCGGGCATCGCGGCGCTGCGCGCGGCCATCGCCGCCCACCAGCGCCGGTTCTGGAACCTCGAGTACGACCCGGACGGCGAGATCGTGGTGACCGCGGGCGCCACCGAGGCGATCGCGGCCAGCATCCTCGCTCTCTGCGAGCCGGGCGACGAGGTGATCTGCTTCGAGCCGTACTACGACTCGTACGCCGCCTCGATCGCGCTGGCCGGCGCGGTTCGCCGGCCGGTGACGCTGCGCCCCGCCGCCGACGGCCGGTACGCCGTCGACCCGGCCGAGCTGCGCGCCGCGTTCGGGCCGCGTACCCGGCTGGTGCTGCTGAACTCCCCGCACAACCCGACCGGCAAGGTGTTCACCGCGGACGAGCTGGCCCTGGTCGCCGAGCTGTGCCGGGAGCACGACGCCTACGCGGTCACCGACGAGGTGTACGAGCACCTGGTCTACATCGACGCCGCCGCGCCGCACGTTCCGCTGGCCACGCTCCCCGGCATGCGTGAGCGGACGTTACGCATCTCCTCTGCCGGCAAGACCTTCTCCTGCACCGGCTGGAAGGTCGGCTGGGTGAGCGGGCCCAGGCCGCTGGTCTCCGCGGTGCTGCGGGTGAAGCAGTTCCTCACCTTCGTCAACGCCGGGCCGCTGCAACCGGCCGTCGCGGTGGCGCTCGCCCTGCCGGACGCGTACTTCGCCGACCTCCGGGACGGCATGCAGCAGCGGCGGGACCAGCTCGTCGCCGGGCTCACCGACGCCGGGTTCCGGGTGTTCGTCCCCGAGGGGACGTACTTCGTCACCGCCGACGTCGCTCCGCTCGGCGGCCGGGACGGGGTGGAGTTCTGCCGGTCGCTGCCGGAGCGCTGCGGCGTGGTGGCGGTGCCGACCCAGGTCTTCTACGACGACCCGGAGGCGGGGCGGCGGCTGGTCCGGTTCGCCTTCTGCAAGCGGCCCGAGGTGCTGACCGAGGCGGTGGGCCGGCTCCGCCTGCTGGCGAAGGAGGACCGGTGA
- a CDS encoding type VII secretion target, with amino-acid sequence MTEEPFAVEPELLRGVARELGDDAYALAQSLAGAPGLVPPADGWRVGAALTELEAAAHRWCGLLAARVATTAEAVRAAADGYEAVDERAARRLAGIPR; translated from the coding sequence ATGACCGAGGAGCCGTTCGCCGTCGAGCCGGAGCTGCTGCGCGGGGTCGCCCGGGAGCTGGGCGACGACGCGTACGCGCTGGCGCAGTCGCTGGCCGGCGCACCCGGGCTGGTGCCGCCGGCCGACGGTTGGCGGGTCGGGGCGGCGCTGACCGAGTTGGAGGCGGCGGCGCACCGCTGGTGCGGGCTGCTCGCCGCCCGGGTGGCGACCACCGCCGAGGCGGTCCGGGCCGCCGCCGACGGCTACGAGGCGGTGGACGAGCGGGCGGCCCGACGGCTGGCCGGGATCCCCCGGTGA
- the alr gene encoding alanine racemase: MWQSEVRVDLDAIRENVAQLKAGTSAELMAVVKADGYGHGMAPAARAALDAGADWLGVCTLDEALTLRREGITAPVLAWLLAPGLPLHDGVAVGVDLGCASLTQLDELVEAGRRADRPTRVHLKVDTGLSRGGATVADWPALLEAAAKAEADGLIEVVGVWSHFAYADSPGHPTIDRQLAVFHEGLAMVEKAGLRPRYRHLANSAATLTRRDAHFDLVRPGLAIYGLSPIAGERFGLRPAMTARARVMLTKRVPAGTGVSYGHTYLTEQEANLAVVPLGYADGVPRHASSTGPVQLAGKRRTIAGRVCMDQFVLDCGDDEVAAGDVATLFGSGADGEPTADDWAEAVGTINYEIVTRFGGVRVPRVYDGERP, translated from the coding sequence ATGTGGCAGTCGGAGGTGCGCGTCGACCTGGACGCGATCCGGGAGAACGTGGCCCAGCTCAAGGCGGGCACCAGCGCCGAGCTGATGGCGGTGGTCAAGGCGGACGGGTACGGCCATGGCATGGCCCCGGCTGCCCGCGCCGCGCTCGACGCCGGCGCGGACTGGCTCGGGGTCTGCACCCTCGACGAGGCGCTCACCCTGCGCCGGGAGGGCATCACCGCGCCCGTGCTGGCCTGGCTGCTCGCCCCGGGGCTGCCGCTGCACGACGGCGTCGCGGTCGGCGTCGACCTGGGCTGCGCGAGCCTCACCCAGCTGGACGAGCTGGTCGAGGCGGGCCGCCGGGCGGACCGGCCGACCCGGGTGCACCTGAAGGTCGACACCGGCCTGTCGCGCGGCGGGGCCACCGTCGCGGACTGGCCGGCCCTGCTGGAGGCCGCGGCGAAGGCCGAGGCCGACGGCCTGATCGAGGTGGTCGGGGTGTGGAGCCACTTCGCGTACGCGGACTCGCCCGGCCACCCCACCATCGACCGGCAGCTGGCCGTCTTCCACGAGGGGCTGGCCATGGTCGAGAAGGCGGGGCTGCGCCCCCGGTACCGGCACCTGGCCAACTCGGCCGCCACGCTGACCCGCCGGGACGCCCACTTCGACCTGGTTCGTCCCGGCCTGGCCATCTACGGCCTCTCTCCGATCGCCGGCGAGCGGTTCGGCCTGCGCCCGGCGATGACCGCCCGGGCCCGGGTGATGCTGACCAAGCGGGTCCCGGCCGGCACCGGCGTGTCGTACGGCCACACCTACCTCACCGAGCAGGAGGCCAATCTGGCGGTGGTCCCGCTCGGGTACGCCGACGGGGTGCCCCGGCACGCCTCCAGCACCGGTCCCGTGCAGCTCGCCGGCAAGCGGCGGACCATCGCCGGCCGCGTCTGCATGGACCAGTTCGTGCTGGACTGCGGCGACGACGAGGTGGCGGCCGGAGACGTCGCCACGCTCTTCGGCAGCGGCGCGGACGGCGAGCCCACCGCCGACGACTGGGCCGAAGCGGTCGGCACGATCAACTACGAGATCGTGACCCGGTTCGGCGGGGTCCGGGTGCCCCGCGTCTACGACGGCGAACGCCCATGA
- a CDS encoding holo-ACP synthase gives MIVAVGIDVVLVDRFARALARTPLLADRLFTEAERYTRSGNPRSPESLAARFAAKEAVAKALGAPVGLSWHDCEIVPDPDGRPWLTVSGTIAAAAAERGINRWHLSLSHDGGIASAMVVAER, from the coding sequence GTGATCGTGGCGGTCGGCATCGACGTCGTACTGGTGGACCGGTTCGCCCGGGCCCTGGCGCGGACGCCGCTGCTCGCCGACCGACTCTTCACCGAGGCCGAGCGGTACACCCGCTCCGGCAACCCGCGTTCGCCCGAGTCGTTGGCCGCGCGCTTCGCCGCGAAGGAGGCGGTGGCCAAGGCGCTCGGCGCGCCGGTCGGGCTGAGCTGGCACGACTGCGAGATCGTGCCGGATCCGGACGGCCGACCCTGGCTGACCGTCTCCGGCACGATTGCCGCCGCCGCGGCCGAACGCGGGATCAACCGCTGGCATCTGTCGTTGTCGCATGACGGCGGCATCGCGTCGGCGATGGTGGTCGCGGAACGGTGA
- a CDS encoding alpha/beta fold hydrolase, translated as MRNRFRVPRPRTAAGRVAGVVGTAVGVAAAGLAAGVVSERLLVRRLKTDPTDAYAGEVFGEQRYDAAFRLEMPDGTDIHVEVVEPTRPVAGHPTVVLVHGFCLDMGTFHFQRKLLAARGDYRIVAYDQPGHGRSGRLETGEYDLATLGRTLRRVLDEVAPEGPLVLVGHSMGGMTIMALAELYPELFGDRVVGTVLMATSGGLLAEAKLVAPALLGRVGGPVLYMMSNATRYGGTVIDKARQSTSNVAWLLTRRYGFGAPKPSPALVSYVEMMNSRTSADTVTRYLRTLATHSRFPALAALAGTPVLVIVGDKDMITPVTHSEEIVRRLPHAELVKIHDSGHVVMLEHADEVNAALEAFLEEL; from the coding sequence ATGAGAAACCGCTTCCGGGTGCCCCGGCCGCGCACCGCCGCCGGCCGGGTCGCCGGAGTGGTCGGCACCGCCGTCGGCGTCGCCGCCGCCGGGCTCGCCGCGGGCGTGGTGAGCGAACGCCTCCTGGTCCGCCGCCTCAAGACCGACCCCACCGACGCGTACGCCGGGGAGGTCTTCGGCGAGCAGCGGTACGACGCGGCGTTCCGGCTGGAGATGCCGGACGGCACCGACATCCACGTGGAGGTGGTCGAGCCGACCCGGCCGGTCGCCGGGCACCCGACCGTGGTGCTGGTGCACGGCTTCTGCCTGGACATGGGGACCTTCCACTTCCAGCGCAAGCTGCTCGCCGCGCGCGGCGACTACCGGATCGTCGCGTACGACCAGCCGGGGCACGGCCGCTCCGGGAGGCTGGAGACCGGCGAGTACGACCTGGCCACGCTGGGCCGGACCCTGCGCCGCGTGCTCGACGAGGTGGCTCCGGAGGGGCCACTGGTGCTGGTCGGCCACTCCATGGGCGGCATGACGATCATGGCGCTGGCCGAGCTGTACCCGGAGCTGTTCGGCGACCGGGTGGTCGGCACCGTGCTGATGGCCACCTCGGGCGGTCTGCTCGCCGAGGCGAAGCTGGTGGCCCCCGCGCTGCTCGGCCGGGTCGGCGGGCCGGTGCTCTACATGATGAGCAACGCCACCCGGTACGGCGGCACGGTGATCGACAAGGCCCGGCAGTCCACGTCCAACGTCGCCTGGTTGCTGACCCGCAGGTACGGCTTCGGCGCCCCGAAGCCCAGCCCCGCCCTGGTGTCGTACGTCGAGATGATGAACTCGCGTACCTCCGCCGACACGGTCACCCGCTACCTGCGCACGCTGGCCACCCACTCCCGCTTCCCGGCGCTGGCCGCGCTGGCCGGCACGCCGGTGCTGGTGATCGTGGGGGACAAGGACATGATCACGCCGGTGACCCACTCCGAGGAGATCGTCCGGCGGCTGCCGCACGCCGAGCTCGTGAAGATCCACGACAGCGGGCACGTGGTGATGCTGGAGCACGCCGACGAGGTCAACGCGGCGCTGGAAGCCTTCCTTGAAGAACTCTGA
- a CDS encoding threonine aldolase family protein → MTDSYADRVRRLTALRGCEAVLSGVRPESVAEQLATIRATATDDLLPDFYGEGGAVEELERRVGELLGVEAVAFFPTGTMAQQVALRYGAELTGRDAVGLHPLSHPLVHERDAYAVLGGLRAVLTTGAPRNPTAEEIAALDEPIGTLLLELPLRDAGFVLPNWDELVAVVGAARQRGARVHLDGARLWESAVHLGRSTAEIAALTDSTYVSFYKSLGGHSGAALAGSAELVRYARAWRHRYGGNLFQQWPAALAALAGLAHELPRLPGYVAHAKLVAAALATLPAARVHPAPPHTHQFRLWLPHPAAALNAANLALAEEEKAWFVGGWRDTEVPGIALAEVTVAGPALELDADQIVALADRFLHRLPRS, encoded by the coding sequence GTGACCGATTCGTACGCCGACCGGGTGCGTCGGCTCACCGCGCTGCGCGGCTGCGAGGCCGTGCTCTCCGGCGTTCGGCCGGAGTCGGTGGCCGAGCAACTGGCCACGATCCGGGCCACCGCGACCGACGACCTGCTGCCCGACTTCTACGGCGAGGGCGGCGCGGTCGAGGAGCTGGAACGCCGGGTCGGCGAGCTGCTCGGCGTCGAGGCGGTCGCCTTCTTCCCCACCGGCACCATGGCCCAGCAGGTCGCCCTGCGCTACGGCGCCGAGCTGACCGGCCGGGACGCGGTCGGCCTGCACCCGCTCAGCCACCCGCTGGTCCATGAGCGGGACGCGTACGCCGTGCTCGGCGGGTTGCGGGCGGTGCTGACCACGGGGGCGCCACGCAACCCGACGGCCGAGGAGATCGCCGCGCTCGACGAGCCGATCGGCACGCTGCTGTTGGAGCTGCCGCTGCGCGACGCCGGGTTCGTCCTGCCCAACTGGGACGAGCTGGTGGCGGTGGTCGGGGCGGCCCGGCAGCGGGGTGCCCGGGTGCACCTGGACGGTGCCCGGCTCTGGGAGTCGGCCGTCCACCTGGGACGCTCGACGGCCGAGATCGCCGCCCTGACCGACAGCACGTACGTCTCGTTCTACAAGTCCCTCGGCGGTCATTCCGGCGCGGCGTTGGCCGGCTCCGCGGAGCTGGTCCGGTACGCCCGGGCCTGGCGGCACCGCTACGGTGGCAACCTGTTCCAGCAGTGGCCGGCCGCCCTCGCCGCGCTCGCCGGCCTGGCGCACGAGCTGCCCCGGTTGCCTGGCTACGTGGCGCACGCGAAGCTGGTGGCCGCGGCCCTGGCCACCCTGCCCGCCGCGCGGGTGCACCCGGCACCCCCGCACACGCACCAGTTCCGGCTCTGGCTGCCGCATCCGGCAGCGGCTCTCAACGCCGCCAACCTGGCCCTCGCCGAGGAGGAGAAGGCGTGGTTCGTCGGCGGCTGGCGGGACACCGAGGTCCCCGGGATCGCCCTGGCCGAGGTGACCGTGGCCGGTCCGGCGCTGGAGCTGGACGCCGACCAGATCGTCGCCCTGGCCGACCGCTTCCTGCACCGGCTGCCGCGGAGCTGA
- the tsaE gene encoding tRNA (adenosine(37)-N6)-threonylcarbamoyltransferase complex ATPase subunit type 1 TsaE, whose translation MTVVVELKTVDDTHEFGRRLARLLHAGDLLLLSGPLGAGKTALTQGIGAGLGVRGDITSPTFVIARVHRPDPARGGRVTLVHADAYRLGESADPRAEIDDLDLDASVDEAVTVVEWGEGMVEQLVDAHLRVRIDRRDDDTRVITLEPVGGDWARRLATLD comes from the coding sequence GTGACCGTCGTCGTGGAGCTGAAGACGGTCGACGACACCCACGAGTTCGGCCGCCGGCTGGCCCGCCTGCTGCACGCCGGTGACCTGTTGCTGCTCAGTGGCCCGCTGGGCGCCGGGAAGACCGCGCTGACCCAGGGCATCGGCGCCGGTCTCGGCGTACGCGGCGACATCACCTCGCCGACCTTCGTGATCGCCCGGGTGCACCGGCCGGACCCGGCCCGCGGCGGGCGGGTGACCCTGGTGCACGCCGACGCGTACCGGCTGGGGGAGTCCGCCGATCCGCGCGCCGAGATCGACGACCTGGACCTGGACGCGTCGGTGGACGAGGCGGTGACCGTGGTCGAGTGGGGCGAGGGGATGGTCGAGCAGTTGGTCGACGCGCACCTGCGGGTCCGCATCGACCGCCGGGACGACGACACCCGGGTGATCACGCTGGAGCCGGTCGGCGGCGACTGGGCCCGGCGCCTCGCCACCCTCGACTGA